From Phragmites australis chromosome 5, lpPhrAust1.1, whole genome shotgun sequence, a single genomic window includes:
- the LOC133918201 gene encoding receptor-like serine/threonine-protein kinase NCRK isoform X1 — MDQELMDLHMKLLLASLSCVLLIQAASCDGTSGETETTNWTCVCIAQPLGETNSNSSLLSNCSSSCHCQQDENGGTGSWNCTCTSDKALRKEEDAVLGDTSCFTSCNCTSGSSVEGKKHVSNKAVIVTLLVCVILTTTFFLVTTVYYFRRKDVLCPRSQIHSFDKYTSWSSRSNLVSHRSSPWPQPKPKPRLGVLKEFLCSCPLICGGEGGTFPGVIVRFSYAELEQATGKFSDEHLIGVGGSSKVYRGQLSDGKIVAVKKLRPLGGADEDYEFLSEIELLSRLNHCHVVPLLGYCSESQGRQLERLLVFECMSNGNLRDCLDLKQGRKPMDWQTRVGVALGVARGLEYLHEAAAPRILHRDIKSTNILLDDKFRAKITDLGMAKCLMNDGVTSCSSSPARMLGTFGYFAPEYAIVGKASLKSDVFSFGVVVLELITGRPPIHKSPSTGADESLVIWATSRLRDSRLVVTELPDPALQGRFPAEEIQIMAHLARECLQWDPEARPTMTEAVHILSTIAPLHGAKRRNLPIPMAAAFNLATSPHVGRCEPEADDIERQQEYSSSVQWQAPPGRASWPGDRGNVINKGGCAVVSGELVNGMLLMSPHGRSSWRRRAADEEEAVDLTEPRLETFTQPAMFR; from the exons CTGATGGATCTCCACATGAAACTTCTCCTGGCCTCCCTCAGCTGTGTTCTTCTGATCCAGGCAGCATCATGTG ATGGAACCTCAGGAGAAACTGAAACGACAAACTGGACATGTGTATGCATAGCTCAACCACTAGGTGAAACAAACTCTAACAGCAGTCTGTTGTCCAATTGCTCGTCGTCCTGCCATTGCCAACAGG ATGAAAACGGTGGCACGGGGTCATGGAACTGCACATGCACCTCCGATAAGGCCCTTCGGAAAGAAGAAGACGCTGTGTTGGGTGATACGAGTTGCTTCACTTCCTGTAACTGCACATCTG GAAGTTCTGTGGAGGGAAAAAAGCATGTCTCCAACAAAGCAGTCATAGTGACACTCCTAGTGTGTGTGATTCTCACCACTACTTTTTTCCTTGTCACCACTGTATACTACTTTCGCCGCAAGGATGTTCTCTGTCCACGTTCCCAGATACACTCCTTCGATAAGTACACTAGCTGGAGCAGCAGATCAAATCTTGTCAGCCATCGATCGTCTCCTTGGCCCCAACCGAAACCGAAACCGAGGCTCGGTGTTCTAAAAG AGTTTCTATGTAGCTGCCCTCTCATTTGTGGGGGTGAAGGCGGCACGTTCCCCGGTGTTATCGTCCGATTTTCGTATGCAGAGTTGGAGCAAGCGACAGGGAAATTCTCAGACGAGCATCTTATCGGAGTCGGCGGATCAAGCAAGGTGTACCGAGGCCAGCTTAGCGATGGCAAAATTGTTGCCGTGAAGAAGCTTAGGCCCCTGGGAGGTGCAGATGAAGACTATGAGTTCCTATCCGAG ATCGAGCTGCTGTCGAGGCTGAACCACTGCCACGTGGTGCCATTGCTGGGATACTGCTCGGAGAGCCAGGGCCGGCAGCTGGAGAGGCTGCTGGTGTTCGAGTGCATGTCCAATGGCAACCTGAGGGACTGCCTGGACCTGAAGCAAGGGAGGAAGCCGATGGACTGGCAGACCAGGGTGGGTGTCGCGCTCGGCGTTGCGAGGGGGCTGGAGTACCTGCACGAGGCGGCCGCGCCGCGCATCCTCCACCGCGACATCAAGTCCACCAACATCCTGCTGGACGACAAGTTCAGAGCCAAG ATCACTGATCTAGGCATGGCCAAGTGCCTGATGAACGACGGCGTGACGAGCTGCTCGAGCTCCCCGGCGCGGATGCTGGGCACGTTCGGGTACTTTGCGCCGGAGTACGCCATCGTGGGCAAGGCCTCGCTCAAGTCAGACGTGTTCAGCTTCGGCGTCGTCGTCCTGGAGCTCATCACCGGCCGGCCGCCCATCCACAAGTCGCCCTCCACCGGGGCCGACGAGAGCCTCGTCATCTGG GCGACGTCGCGGCTGCGGGACAGCAGGCTGGTGGTGACGGAGCTGCCGGACCCGGCGCTGCAGGGCAGGTTCCCGGCTGAGGAGATCCAGATAATGGCGCACCTGGCGAGGGAGTGCCTGCAGTGGGACCCCGAGGCCAGGCCCACCATGACCGAAGCGGTCCACATCCTCTCCACCATCGCCCCCCTCCACGGCGCCAAGCGCCGGAACCTCCCCATCCCCATGGCCGCCGCCTTCAACCTCGCG ACGTCGCCTCACGTCGGGAGATGTGAGCCCGAGGCCGACGACATCGAGAGGCAACAGGAATACTCGTCGTCCGTCCAGTGGCAAGCACCGCCGGGCCGAGCGTCCTGGCCCGGCGACAGGGGGAATGTTATTAACAAGGGCGGCTGCGCGGTAGTGTCGGGCGAGCTGGTGAACGGGATGCTACTGATGAGCCCCCACGGTCGGAGCAGCTGGCGGCGGAGGGCggcggacgaggaggaggcggtggaccTGACGGAGCCCCGGCTGGAGACGTTCACGCAGCCGGCAATGTTCAGATGA
- the LOC133918201 gene encoding receptor-like serine/threonine-protein kinase NCRK isoform X2, with amino-acid sequence MDLHMKLLLASLSCVLLIQAASCDGTSGETETTNWTCVCIAQPLGETNSNSSLLSNCSSSCHCQQDENGGTGSWNCTCTSDKALRKEEDAVLGDTSCFTSCNCTSGSSVEGKKHVSNKAVIVTLLVCVILTTTFFLVTTVYYFRRKDVLCPRSQIHSFDKYTSWSSRSNLVSHRSSPWPQPKPKPRLGVLKEFLCSCPLICGGEGGTFPGVIVRFSYAELEQATGKFSDEHLIGVGGSSKVYRGQLSDGKIVAVKKLRPLGGADEDYEFLSEIELLSRLNHCHVVPLLGYCSESQGRQLERLLVFECMSNGNLRDCLDLKQGRKPMDWQTRVGVALGVARGLEYLHEAAAPRILHRDIKSTNILLDDKFRAKITDLGMAKCLMNDGVTSCSSSPARMLGTFGYFAPEYAIVGKASLKSDVFSFGVVVLELITGRPPIHKSPSTGADESLVIWATSRLRDSRLVVTELPDPALQGRFPAEEIQIMAHLARECLQWDPEARPTMTEAVHILSTIAPLHGAKRRNLPIPMAAAFNLATSPHVGRCEPEADDIERQQEYSSSVQWQAPPGRASWPGDRGNVINKGGCAVVSGELVNGMLLMSPHGRSSWRRRAADEEEAVDLTEPRLETFTQPAMFR; translated from the exons ATGGATCTCCACATGAAACTTCTCCTGGCCTCCCTCAGCTGTGTTCTTCTGATCCAGGCAGCATCATGTG ATGGAACCTCAGGAGAAACTGAAACGACAAACTGGACATGTGTATGCATAGCTCAACCACTAGGTGAAACAAACTCTAACAGCAGTCTGTTGTCCAATTGCTCGTCGTCCTGCCATTGCCAACAGG ATGAAAACGGTGGCACGGGGTCATGGAACTGCACATGCACCTCCGATAAGGCCCTTCGGAAAGAAGAAGACGCTGTGTTGGGTGATACGAGTTGCTTCACTTCCTGTAACTGCACATCTG GAAGTTCTGTGGAGGGAAAAAAGCATGTCTCCAACAAAGCAGTCATAGTGACACTCCTAGTGTGTGTGATTCTCACCACTACTTTTTTCCTTGTCACCACTGTATACTACTTTCGCCGCAAGGATGTTCTCTGTCCACGTTCCCAGATACACTCCTTCGATAAGTACACTAGCTGGAGCAGCAGATCAAATCTTGTCAGCCATCGATCGTCTCCTTGGCCCCAACCGAAACCGAAACCGAGGCTCGGTGTTCTAAAAG AGTTTCTATGTAGCTGCCCTCTCATTTGTGGGGGTGAAGGCGGCACGTTCCCCGGTGTTATCGTCCGATTTTCGTATGCAGAGTTGGAGCAAGCGACAGGGAAATTCTCAGACGAGCATCTTATCGGAGTCGGCGGATCAAGCAAGGTGTACCGAGGCCAGCTTAGCGATGGCAAAATTGTTGCCGTGAAGAAGCTTAGGCCCCTGGGAGGTGCAGATGAAGACTATGAGTTCCTATCCGAG ATCGAGCTGCTGTCGAGGCTGAACCACTGCCACGTGGTGCCATTGCTGGGATACTGCTCGGAGAGCCAGGGCCGGCAGCTGGAGAGGCTGCTGGTGTTCGAGTGCATGTCCAATGGCAACCTGAGGGACTGCCTGGACCTGAAGCAAGGGAGGAAGCCGATGGACTGGCAGACCAGGGTGGGTGTCGCGCTCGGCGTTGCGAGGGGGCTGGAGTACCTGCACGAGGCGGCCGCGCCGCGCATCCTCCACCGCGACATCAAGTCCACCAACATCCTGCTGGACGACAAGTTCAGAGCCAAG ATCACTGATCTAGGCATGGCCAAGTGCCTGATGAACGACGGCGTGACGAGCTGCTCGAGCTCCCCGGCGCGGATGCTGGGCACGTTCGGGTACTTTGCGCCGGAGTACGCCATCGTGGGCAAGGCCTCGCTCAAGTCAGACGTGTTCAGCTTCGGCGTCGTCGTCCTGGAGCTCATCACCGGCCGGCCGCCCATCCACAAGTCGCCCTCCACCGGGGCCGACGAGAGCCTCGTCATCTGG GCGACGTCGCGGCTGCGGGACAGCAGGCTGGTGGTGACGGAGCTGCCGGACCCGGCGCTGCAGGGCAGGTTCCCGGCTGAGGAGATCCAGATAATGGCGCACCTGGCGAGGGAGTGCCTGCAGTGGGACCCCGAGGCCAGGCCCACCATGACCGAAGCGGTCCACATCCTCTCCACCATCGCCCCCCTCCACGGCGCCAAGCGCCGGAACCTCCCCATCCCCATGGCCGCCGCCTTCAACCTCGCG ACGTCGCCTCACGTCGGGAGATGTGAGCCCGAGGCCGACGACATCGAGAGGCAACAGGAATACTCGTCGTCCGTCCAGTGGCAAGCACCGCCGGGCCGAGCGTCCTGGCCCGGCGACAGGGGGAATGTTATTAACAAGGGCGGCTGCGCGGTAGTGTCGGGCGAGCTGGTGAACGGGATGCTACTGATGAGCCCCCACGGTCGGAGCAGCTGGCGGCGGAGGGCggcggacgaggaggaggcggtggaccTGACGGAGCCCCGGCTGGAGACGTTCACGCAGCCGGCAATGTTCAGATGA